GCTCGAGCGGAGCATGCTGCGCGAGCAGGTGCGCAAGACCGCCTACGGCGGCGGGATCATCGGCAAAAGCAGGGAGATCCGCGAGCTCCGGGCCATCGTCGGCCGCGTGGCGCCCTCGCAGAGCAACGTGCTCATCCTCGGCGAGAGCGGCACGGGGAAGGAGGTGGTCGCGCGCTCCATCCACGAGCAGAGCCAGAGCGGCGACATGCAGTTCGTCGCCGTGAGCTGCGCGTCGCTCCCCGAGAATCTCATCGAGAGCGAGCTGTTCGGCTATGAAAAGGGCGCATTTACCGACGCAAAGGCCCAGAAGCGCGGTCTCGCCGAGATCGCCGACGGCGGCACCCTGTTCCTCGACGAGATCGGCGAACTGCCGCTCGCGTTCCAGGCAAAGCTGCTGCGGTTCCTCGAGACCGGTCAGATCCGCCGCGTGGGCGGCACCAAGGACATCAGCCTCAACGTGCGGATCCTCTGCGCCACCAACCGGGACCTCGAAAGGCTCGTTGAACAGAAGCAGTTCCGCGACGACCTGTATTACCGGCTCAACGTGCTCTCGATCACGGTGCCGCCGCTGAGGAAGCATGGTGAAGACATCCCGATGCTCGTGGAAAGCATGATGCGTTCGCAGGGATTTTCGGGCACTTTCGATGAAAGCGCGATGGAGGTGCTCGAGAATTACGACTGGCCCGGCAACATCCGCGAGCTCAGGAACGTCGTGGAGCGCACCTGCATTTTATGCCAGGGCGGCGCGATCACCGCGGCAGACGTGTCGTTTTTAAAAACGCGCGCCAGG
The Chitinivibrionales bacterium genome window above contains:
- a CDS encoding sigma-54 dependent transcriptional regulator yields the protein MARKGKLLVVDDEESLRFLLGRELAREGYTVDVVPGGEEALSRLRENPYSVVLLDIVMPGMDGIAVLRAMKAENIPSEVIMLTGNATLENAIECMKLGAFEYVKKPYQLNELVIHIERAIEHGQSQLERSMLREQVRKTAYGGGIIGKSREIRELRAIVGRVAPSQSNVLILGESGTGKEVVARSIHEQSQSGDMQFVAVSCASLPENLIESELFGYEKGAFTDAKAQKRGLAEIADGGTLFLDEIGELPLAFQAKLLRFLETGQIRRVGGTKDISLNVRILCATNRDLERLVEQKQFRDDLYYRLNVLSITVPPLRKHGEDIPMLVESMMRSQGFSGTFDESAMEVLENYDWPGNIRELRNVVERTCILCQGGAITAADVSFLKTRARPEGRAADAAPAPADAVMAPLSEVERRHIIAVLKFVKGHKGKAAEILEINPKTLYRKIKEYNIVPVYE